A stretch of DNA from Aspergillus flavus chromosome 3, complete sequence:
GGAAGTTGACGGTGATGGGTCTTTCGTTACAATAACCCCTATCTCAAGGAAGTTGGAGGGTGCATCCCGTCCGGTCTTCTTCCGGGGGGTTGCGACCGTTTGCATGAAGCTTTTTAATATCGTTCAAGCCGACCGTGCCTATTTCGGACAGAAAGACGTCCAGCAAACTGTGGTCATCAAGCGCATGGTGCAAGACTTCCACGTTGATACTGAAATCAAGATTGGCGACACGGTTCGCGAGCATGACGGGTTGGCGATGAGTTCGCGGAATGTGTACTTGGGAAACCGGAGACGTTCCGTTGGTCTCGTTCTCTACAATGCCCTGAAGGCTGCTGAAAACACATACAATTCCGGCAAGCTGGCGCGAAGTGACATTCTCGATGCCGCTAACTGTGTGACAAATCAAGTCTTGTCCGAACAGCAGGCGTTGTCGCCCTCTGAAAGGGCCCTTTATGAAGTCGACTACATATCCCTGGCCGATCCAGACACACTAGATGAGGTGGAGTCAGTTGACCCTGCCAAGGGAGCCATCATAAGCGGTGCTGTCAAGATGCTTCCTCTTGAAGAAACTAAGCCCGGTGAGGACTGTGGCTTAGGTGATGGACAGGTGCCTGTGAGACTTATCGACAATCTGATCTTTAAGCCTCGAGCTTGAAGCAGCCTCGAGCTTGAAGCCTCTGCTCATGGGGAATAATTAAACATATACGAAATAGACATGTCATCTCCGAAAGAGCGTTTATATAACCAGTTGTACCTAGAACAACGGCCAATGTACATATATCTGACACGTATACTATGGTGGATAAATACTGCATCGATCCACCTGTAAAATGCAAAATACTGAGCGTAGCGCATGCTAAGGGTTACCAGTCTAATACTTCACATCCACAACCACAGCATCTCAAAGCAGCTACAACCCCAAAACGGAAAATAGGGCACATAGAGAGGGCTCGGAAGCAAAACGGGCCGAGAAAATTTCCCTCCGCAGCGGGACCCATCGAAAAAAAGCAGCAGGTCTAGCTTCACCCAGCAACCAAAAAACCCCCATAAACATTCAAACAAAACCAGAAGTTCGTCATTACTTTCAAAATGGCGGATGACGGTTTACTCCTCAACTTCGCCATTGGCGACACCAACATAATTAAACCCGAAACTAAGCTTAAAGGTGGAACCTGGCGCGACCGCCTCAGCGCAAAGAAAATCGCCCAACACCGCACCAAGAACCCCCGGAAACCCGGCGAAGAGAGGCCATCCTCGGGCAAAGGTCCCCAGAACCCGAATCGCATTCAAGTATCCTCGTCTCGGCCGTCGAAGAGACAGAAAACAGATGCCGATGGAGACCATGAGAAATCACGTCACGATAATAAGCAACACCCGCGGCAGTTCGTCTCGTCGCTATTTTCGAAGAACCCTACGCCCCGGAATGCAGAGGAGGAGCCTGAGCAAGAGCCAGTTGAGGATGCGAAGCCAACGAATGCGCCACTGATTGATGGATTGGATACGTTTACGAATCTGGGGCTGTCGCCTAGTTTGGCGGCGCATTTGTTGACGAAGTTGGAGTTGAAGGCGCCGACGGGGATTCAAAAGGCGTCTATGTCACAGTTATTAAAGGAGGACAGTGATGCGTTCATTCAGGCGGAGACTGGTTCCGGAAAGACGTTGGCTTATTTGCTTCCGCTTGTGCAGAGGATTATGACGGTTTCGAATCCGAAGAATATGAGTACGAATTCGAAGGGGGAGCCGATTGTTCATCGTGATAGTGGGTTGTTTGCTATCGTCCTGGCGCCGACCCGTGAGTTGTGTAAGCAGATCTCGGTTGTTTTGGAGAGTCTGCTTCGATGCGCGCATTGGATCGTGGCCGGTACAGTTATTGGtggtgagaagaagaagtcggaGAAGGCGAGGTTGAGGAAGGGACTGAATATTCTGGTGGCTACACCAGGTCGACTTGCTGACCATCTTGAGAATACACAGGCGCTGGACGTGAGTAATGTGAGATGGTTGGTGCTAGATGAGGGTGATCGATTGATGGAGCTTGGTTTCGAGAAAGAACTGCAGGGCATCATTCAGAAACTTGACGCCAGGCAACGACCTAGTCGGATCCCCGGTATCCCTACGAAGCGAACTACGATCCTTTGTTCCGCCACGTTGAAGATGAATGTACAGAAATTGGGAGAGATCAGTTTGAAGGACGCCGTTCATATCAAGGCAGACCCCGCTGACGAGGATGGAGAAACCAAgaggaaggatg
This window harbors:
- a CDS encoding panthothenate synthetase encodes the protein MFRWARAFSTASSFFNNASMASPSLRQYSFQVFRDVPPLRQMRRQLVLDKKTVGFVPTMGALHEGHLSLIRQAAAENTDVFVSIFVNPTQFGVNEDLSSYPRTWDSDVAKLEQLNDEFARLGGDTGRITAILAPTSKVMYPASPPSSEVDGDGSFVTITPISRKLEGASRPVFFRGVATVCMKLFNIVQADRAYFGQKDVQQTVVIKRMVQDFHVDTEIKIGDTVREHDGLAMSSRNVYLGNRRRSVGLVLYNALKAAENTYNSGKLARSDILDAANCVTNQVLSEQQALSPSERALYEVDYISLADPDTLDEVESVDPAKGAIISGAVKMLPLEETKPGEDCGLGDGQVPVRLIDNLIFKPRA
- a CDS encoding putative ATP dependent RNA helicase, which codes for MADDGLLLNFAIGDTNIIKPETKLKGGTWRDRLSAKKIAQHRTKNPRKPGEERPSSGKGPQNPNRIQVSSSRPSKRQKTDADGDHEKSRHDNKQHPRQFVSSLFSKNPTPRNAEEEPEQEPVEDAKPTNAPLIDGLDTFTNLGLSPSLAAHLLTKLELKAPTGIQKASMSQLLKEDSDAFIQAETGSGKTLAYLLPLVQRIMTVSNPKNMSTNSKGEPIVHRDSGLFAIVLAPTRELCKQISVVLESLLRCAHWIVAGTVIGGEKKKSEKARLRKGLNILVATPGRLADHLENTQALDVSNVRWLVLDEGDRLMELGFEKELQGIIQKLDARQRPSRIPGIPTKRTTILCSATLKMNVQKLGEISLKDAVHIKADPADEDGETKRKDDDGFRVPAQLKQSYAIVAAKLRLVTLTAYLKRTFMRKGSVMKAIVFVSCADSVDFHFEVFSRRKQYRDESGDEDEEKEDDDEDNSKTKSEASPHGTIAPAVAFSNPSNPVKLHKLHGSLPQHVRTATLNAFSREREPSVLVCTDVASRGLDLPNVDLVIEYDPAFSADDHTHRIGRTARLGRDGRALIFLMPGCEENYVEILKQGYRDGGKALTRTTAEDILKRGFGGNITSETKNWEEKATDWQMDLERWAVDNPQYLEMARRAYQSHIRAYATHIASERSMFNIKELHLGHLAKSFALRDRPSKINVPGLRPGDKEAKKDYKAERNTVGKKRKAGGRDDDFQPSNDATSAAQKMRAKLKEHMAGASEFNLA